One stretch of Salvia splendens isolate huo1 unplaced genomic scaffold, SspV2 ctg755, whole genome shotgun sequence DNA includes these proteins:
- the LOC121791253 gene encoding calnexin homolog, producing the protein MEYPNRKIWIVQCLLLFSAACFISQLNASDDVIFYESFDEDFEGRWIASENPDYTGVWKHVKSEGHDDHGLLVGEKARKHAIVKPLDDPVVLKDKTVVLQFEVRLQNGLECGGAYIKYLRPQDAGWVPKGFDNESPYTIMFGPDRCGATNKVHFILKHKNPKSGNFVEHHLKFPPSVPSDKLTHVYTAILTPDNEVRILVDGEEKKKGNFLSGDDFDPPLIPSKTIPDPDDKKPEDWDERAKIPDPVATKPEDWDEDASLEIEDEEAEKPEGWLDDEPEEVDDPEAAKPEDWDDEEDGEWEAPKVDNPKCAEAPGCGEWKRPMKRNPAYKGKWHAPLIDNPNYKGIWKPQEIDNPEYFELEKPNFEPIAAIGIEIWTMQDGILFDNILISSSEKEAETYRETAWKPKFSVEKEKQKEEESTESDGLKGFQKVVFDYLYKIADLPFLGEHKVKVLDLLEKAEKQANLTIGILASVIVVILSILLKLIFGGKKPANVVAETKKTDVAESSDDQGSSETKDEKNDDGAAAGPRRRAQRRDD; encoded by the exons ATGGAGTATCCGAATCGGAAGATTTGGATAGTGCAGTGTTTGTTACTTTTTTCCGCCGCCTGCTTCATTTCTCAGCTCAACGCTTCCGATGATGTG ATTTTTTACGAGTCGTTTGACGAGGATTTTGAGGGGAGGTGGATCGCGTCTGAGAATCCGGACTACACAG GTGTGTGGAAACATGTGAAGAGCGAGGGACATGATGATCATGGGCTTCTTGTTGGGGAGAAAGCCAGGAAGCATGCCATTGTGAAGCCACTTGATGACCCTGTTGTCCTCAAGGATAAAACAGTTGTTCTTCAGTTTGAAGTTCGCCTCCAGAATGGCCTTGAGTGTGGTGGTGCTTATATCAAGTACCTCCGACCACAAGATGCTGGATGGGTTCCGAAGGGATTTGATAATGAGTCTCCGTACACGATAATGTTTGGCCCTGATAGATGTGGAGCTACAAACAAGGTTCACTTCATCCTGAAGCACAAAAACCCCAAGAGTGGCAACTTTGTTGAGCATCATCTCAAGTTCCCACCATCAGTACCTTCTGACAAGCTCACCCATGTTTACACCGCCATCTTGACACCCGATAATGAGGTCAGGATCTTGGTTGATggggaagagaagaagaagggcaactTCCTCTCAGGTGATGACTTTGATCCTCCTCTGATCCCTTCCAAGACTATCCCTGATCCGGATGATAAGAAGCCTGAGGATTGGGACGAGAGAGCAAAGATCCCCGACCCAGTGGCCACCAAACCAGAAGATTGGGATGAGGATGCTTCATTGGAAATCGAGGATGAAGAGGCTGAGAAGCCTGAAGGTTGGTTGGATGATGAGCCTGAGGAGGTTGATGATCCCGAGGCAGCCAAACCCGAGGATTgggatgatgaagaagatggtGAATGGGAGGCGCCCAAAGTTGATAACCCGAAGTGTGCTGAAGCTCCTGGATGCGGTGAGTGGAAGAGACCAATGAAGAGGAACCCTGCTTACAAAGGAAAATGGCACGCCCCACTCATCGACAACCCCAACTACAAGGGTATCTGGAAGCCACAGGAGATTGATAACCCTGAGTACTTTGAGCTTGAAAAGCCGAACTTTGAGCCCATTGCTGCTATTGGTATTGAGATCTGGACAATGCAAGATGGTATTCTGTTTGACAACATTTTGATCTCTTCCAGTGAGAAAGAGGCAGAGACATACCGTGAGACAGCATGGAAGCCAAAATTCAGTGTCGAGAAGGAGAAACAAAAGGAGGAGGAATCTACCGAGTCTGATGGCCTTAAGGGCTTCCAG AAAGTGGTGTTTGATTACCTATACAAGATTGCTGACCTTCCGTTCTTGGGTGAGCACAAAGTTAAGGTCTTG GACTTACTTGAGAAGGCTGAGAAACAAGCAAATCTAACGATTGGTATCCTTGCCTCCGTTATTGTTGTTATCCTCTCTATTTTGTTGAAGCTCATCTTCGGAGGAAAGAAGCCT GCAAACGTGGTAGCAGAAACAAAGAAAACTGATGTCGCTGAGAGTTCAGATGATCAGGGAAGCTCTGAGACAAAAGATGAGAAGAACGATGATGGGGCTGCTGCTGGTCCGCGCCGCAGGGCTCAAAGGCGTGATGACTGA
- the LOC121791251 gene encoding ribonuclease TUDOR 2-like, which yields MASAPGATGWLRGTVKAVSSGDCLVIMGNTKAEIPPEKTITLSSLMAPKLAPRRGGLDEPFAWQSREFLRKLCIGKEVTFRVDYTVPSINREFGSVFLGDKNVALLVVSGGWAKVRDQGQQKGEASPYLADLLRLEEQAKQQGLGRWNTTPGAAEAAIRDLPPSAVSDPGSFDAMALLAAKKGSPLEAIVDQCRDGSTLRVYLLPDFQYVQVFVAGIQAPSAGRRAAAESAIATEVMPTEQNGDSTTEGCAPLTSAQRLAASSASANEVPADPFGKEAKHFTEIRVLHRDVRIVLEGVDKFSNLTGSVYYPDGESAKDLSLELIEHGLAKYVDWSASLLEDEARRRLKNAELQAKKSRLRIWTNYVPPATNSKAIHDQNFTGKVIEVASADCIVVADDSLPFGDPAAERRVNLSSIRGPKMGNPRRDQKPDPYARDAKEFLRTRLIGRQVNVSMEYSRKVGLTDGGAAPAGSGDTRVMDFGTVFIANPSQDGDAAAAAAANQTNGVNIAELLVARGFATTVRHRDFEERSNYYDALLSAESRAISGKKGMHSAKDPPTRHMTDLLTANAKKAKDFLPFLQRNRRMSAVVEYVLSGHRYKIDIPKATCSIALSLSGVRCPGRGEPYSEEAIAFMRRKIMQRDVEIEVETVDRTGTFLGTMWESRTNVAIPLLEAGLAKLQTSFGLDRIPEAHLLVQAEQSAKQKKLKIWENYVEGEEVTNGTSVERRQKEEFKVMVTEVLEGGKFYIQSVADQKVAGIQNQLASLSLQEAPVIGAFNPKKGDIVLAQFSADKSWNRAMIVNAPRGAVESANDKFEVFYIDYGNQEIVPYSQLRPLDASVSAAPGLAQLCSLAFIKVPSLAEDYGQEAAIRLSEHLLSTPKEFRAIIEEKDTSGGKVKGQGTGTVFLVTLVDSESETSINGVMLQEGLGRLEKRRRWEPKDKQQAMDELEKFQTEAREKRLGMWEYGDIASDDDEAPPLRKAAGKR from the exons ATGGCATCGGCACCTGGAGCCACAGGATGGTTGAGGGGAACAGTAAAAGCTGTTTCATCTGGTGACTGCTTGGTGATAATGGGGAACACGAAGGCTGAGATTCCCCCAGAGAAGACAATCACTTTGTCTTCATTAATGGCTCCTAAGTTG GCTCCCCGAAGAGGTGGGCTTGATGAGCCATTTGCATGGCAGAGCAGAGAATTCTTGAGGAAGCTTTGCATTGGAAAG GAGGTCACTTTCAGAGTGGATTACACTGTACCATCCATTAATCGGGAGTTTGGCTCTGTTTTCCTTGGGGATAAGAATGTGGCTTTGCTCGTGGTTTCAGGAGGCTGGGCAAAG GTTAGGGATCAAGGTCAACAGAAAGGAGAAGCCAGTCCTTACTTGGCAGATCTGCTTCGCCTTGAAGAGCAGGCCAAGCAGCAAGGTCTTGGTCGATGGAACACG ACCCCAGGTGCTGCCGAGGCAGCCATTAGGGACCTGCCTCCTTCAGCAGTTAGCGACCCTGGTAGTTTTGATGCTATGGCTCTATTGGCTGCTAAGAAGGGCAGTCCTTTGGAGGCTATTGTCGACCAGTGTCGTGATGGAAGCACGCTCCGTGTTTATTTGCTTCCTGACTTTCAATATGTCCAAGTGTTTGTTGCTGGGATTCAG GCTCCGTCTGCTGGCAGAAGAGCTGCAGCAGAATCTGCCATTGCTACTGAGGTAATGCCTACTGAACAAAATGGAGATTCAACAACTGAAGGCTGTGCTCCTTTAACATCTGCACAGAGGCTTGCTGCATCATCGGCATCAGCTAATGAAGTTCCTGCAGATCCCTTTGGGAAAGAAGCCAAGCATTTCACAGAAATCCGTGTGTTGCACAGAGAT GTAAGGATTGTATTGGAGGGTGTTGACAAATTTAGCAATCTTACTGGTTCAGTATACTATCCTGATGGTGAATCAGCAAAGGATTTGTCTTTGGAGCTTATTGAACAT GGTTTAGCAAAATATGTCGACTGGAGTGCAAGCTTGCTGGAAGATGAGGCCAGACGGAGGTTGAAGAATGCAGAACTTCAAGCAAAGAAGTCGAGGTTAAGAATCTGGACAAATTATGTCCCCCCAGCAACCAACTCAAAGGCCATTCATGACCAGAACTTTACAGGAAAA GTGATTGAAGTTGCAAGTGCAGACTGTATTGTTGTTGCTGATGATTCCTTGCCATTTGGAGATCCTGCTGCAGAGCGGCGAGTCAATCTCTCAAGTATACGGGGACCTAAAATGGGAAATCCTCGTAGAGATCAAAAACCTGATCCATATGCTCGTGATGCTAAGGAATTCCTGAGGACACGCCTAATTGGTCGTCAG GTGAATGTTTCTATGGAATATTCCAGGAAGGTTGGCCTGACAGATGGAGGTGCTGCTCCGGCTGGGTCTGGAGACACAAGGGTAATGGATTTTGGAACTGTCTTTATTGCTAATCCGTCTCAGGATGGggatgctgctgctgctgctgctgctaacCAAACAAATGGGGTTAATATTGCCGAGCTTTTAGTTGCTCGTGGTTTTGCCACTACTGTTAGGCATCGAGATTTTGAGGAGAGGTCAAATTATTATGATGCCCTCTTATCTGCTGAATCACGTGCTATTTCTGGGAAGAAAGGTATGCATTCTGCTAAAGATCCTCCCACCAGGCATATGACAGATCTTCTAACG GCTAATGCAAAGAAAGCGAAAGACTTCCTACCATTTTTGCAACGCAATAGAAGGATGTCTGCTGTTGTCGAATATGTTCTCAGTGGACACCGATACAAAATAGATATCCCTAAGGCAACATGCAGTATTGCATTGTCGTTGTCTGGTGTCAGATGCCCTGGCCGTGGCGAGCCTTATTCGGAAGAAGCCATTGCATTTATGAGGCGGAAAATAATGCAGAGGGATGTTGAg ATTGAAGTCGAAACTGTTGATAGAACTGGAACCTTTTTGGGAACCATGTGGGAGTCTAGAACCAATGTGGCAATACCACTTTTAGAGGCGGGTTTGGCTAAACTTCAAACTTCCTTCGGCCTCGATAGGATCCCAGAAGCTCATCTCCTGGTTCAAGCCGAGCAATCAGCAAAACAGAAGAAGTTGAAG ATATGGGAGAATTATGTTGAGGGAGAGGAAGTTACCAATGGTACATCTGTTGAAAGAAGACAAAAAGAGGAGTTTAAG GTTATGGTGACGGAAGTCTTGGAAGGTGGTAAATTTTATATTCAGTCAGTTGCTGATCAGAAAGTGGCCGGCATACAGAACCAGCTTGCTTCATTAAGCCTTCAAGAAGCTCCTGTAATTGGTGCCTTTAATCCTAAAAAGGGAGATATTGTGCTGGCTCAGTTCAGTGCTGATAAGTCTTGGAATCGTGCAATG ATTGTTAATGCTCCACGTGGTGCTGTGGAATCTGCAAATGACAAGTTTGAGGTTTTTTACATTGATTACGGGAACCAAGAAATCGTCCCCTACAGCCAGTTGCGTCCTCTTGATGCTTCGGTGTCTGCTGCACCAGGCCTTGCTCAGCTATGCAGCCTGGCATTCATCAAGGTTCCCAGCTTGGCAGAGGACTATGGTCAAGAAGCAGCGATCCGTTTGAGCGAACACCTATTGAGCACTCCTAAAGAATTTAGAGCCATCATAGAAGAGAAGGACACGTCAGGTGGAAAAGTGAAAGGACAGGGCACGGGCACTGTCTTTTTGGTAACTCTGGTTGATAGCGAGTCTGAGACGAGCATCAATGGAGTTATGCTACAG GAGGGACTGGGTCGGTTGGAGAAAAGGCGTAGATGGGAGCCTAAGGATAAGCAACAGGCGATGGACGAACTGGAAAAATTCCAGACGGAAGCCCGGGAGAAGAGACTAGGGATGTGGGAGTATGGAGACATTGCGTCTGATGATGACGAAGCACCTCCACTAAGGAAAGCTGCCGGAAAGCGGTGA
- the LOC121791243 gene encoding germin-like protein 11-1 has translation MKHHKLLHLLLASLLASIRPCIGSDGDNLYDVCPSDDAASQKMFFNGYPCKAPSDVAASDFKSSLLGSAGDTDNFYRSSVTMATAAEFPGLNTLGLSAARTDMDVDGMVLPHAHPRASEMMFVRAGVVAAGFVDSANQVFQKRLGEGEVFVFPKGLLHFCFNAGFEPATIFSVLNSQNPGIASVSGAMFGGKGMMEKLKAVSMEDLNGVSSMELFGE, from the coding sequence ATGAAACACCACAAACTACTTCACCTCCTCCTGGCCTCTCTCCTAGCCTCCATCCGACCCTGCATCGGCAGCGACGGCGACAACCTCTACGACGTCTGCCCGAGCGACGACGCTGCGAGCCAAAAAATGTTCTTCAACGGCTACCCGTGCAAGGCGCCCTCCGACGTGGCGGCGTCGGACTTCAAGTCGTCCCTGCTGGGGTCGGCCGGGGACACGGACAACTTCTATCGGTCGTCCGTGACCATGGCGACGGCCGCGGAGTTCCCCGGGCTGAACACGCTGGGGCTCTCGGCGGCCAGGACGGACATGGACGTGGATGGGATGGTGTTGCCGCACGCCCACCCGCGCGCCTCCGAGATGATGTTCGTGAGGGCCGGGGTGGTGGCGGCCGGGTTCGTCGATTCGGCGAACCAGGTGTTTCAGAAGCGGTTGGGGGAGGGGGAGGTTTTCGTGTTTCCGAAAGGGCTGCTGCATTTCTGCTTCAATGCTGGGTTTGAGCCGGCCACGATTTTCTCCGTGCTCAACAGCCAGAATCCCGGGATCGCTAGCGTCTCGGGCGCCATGTTTGGGGGGAAAGGGATGATGGAGAAGCTCAAGGCTGTTTCTATGGAGGATTTGAATGGGGTTAGTAGTATGGAGTTGTTTGGGGAATAA